From a single Rhea pennata isolate bPtePen1 chromosome 33, bPtePen1.pri, whole genome shotgun sequence genomic region:
- the C33H19orf53 gene encoding leydig cell tumor 10 kDa protein homolog has translation MAQGRLKAAAKRPGKAKAAAASASAAARGPRKGGRTIAPKKVRVIQQQKLKKSLEVGIRMKIEHEVVMRASGSLPKKLALVKAPPPAAAKKGKAKKAQP, from the exons ATGGCTCAGGGCAGGCTCAAGGCGGCGGCAAAGCGGCCGGGAAAGGCGAAagcggcggcggcctcggcctcggcggcggcccgggggccgCGGAAGGGAG GCCGCACCATCGCCCCCAAGAAAGTCCGCGTGatccagcagcagaagctgaagaag agcctggaggtgGGCATCCGGATGAAGATCGAGCACGAGGTGGTGATGAGGGCCAGCGGCAGCCTGCCCAAGAAGCTGGCGCTGGTGaaggcgccgccgcccgctgctgCCAAGAAGGGCAAAGCCAAGAAGGCTCAGCCCTGA
- the MRI1 gene encoding methylthioribose-1-phosphate isomerase has product MSLEAIRYRRGSLSILNQLLLPGQIRYEAVDGVERAWEAIRAMEVRGAPAIALVGCLSLAVELHGGAGPESDAAALETFVGERLSYLLTARPTAVNMAREAERLRDALRRRARSPGVTARELRDSVIEHAEALLQKDLEDNRSIGAHGARHILQHVPCAAVTVLTHCNTGILATAGYGTALGVVRSLHAQGRLARAYCTETRPYNQGARLTAFELVHDGIPATLIADSAAAAALRDRGVHAVVVGADRVAANGDTANKIGTYQLAVAARHHGVPFYVAAPSSSCDPELPSGAHIPIEERPGEELTDFQGVRVAAPGIDVWNPAFDVTPHELITGGLITETGVYAPGELSRALAAARGD; this is encoded by the exons ATGAGCCTGGAGGCGATCCGGTACCGCCGCGGCTCCCTCTCCATCCTcaaccagctgctgctgccgggGCAGATCCGCTATGAGGCCGTGGACGGCGTGGAGCGGGCCTGGGAGGCCATCCGGGCCATGGAG GTGCGGGGGGCCCCGGCCATCGCCCTCGTGGGCTGCCTGAGCCTGGCGGTGGAGCTGCAcggcggagccgggccggaGAGCGACGCGGCGGCGCTGGAAACCTTCGTGGGCGAGCGGCTGAGCTACCTGCTCACGGCGCGGCCCACCGCCGTCAACATGGCCCGGGAGGCCGAGCGGCTGCGCGACGCCCTGCGGCGCCGGGCACGGAGCCCCGGCGTCACCGCCCGGGAGCTGCGCGACAG CGTCATCGAGCACGCGGAGGCCCTGCtgcagaaggacctggaagaCAACCGGAGCATCGGAGCGCACGGCGCCCGGCACATCCTCCAGCACGTCCCCTGCGCCGCCGTCACCGTCCTCACCCACTGCAACACGGGCATCCTGGCCACCGCCGGCTACGGCACCGCCCTGG GCGTCGTGCGCTCGCTGCACGCCCAGGGCCGCCTGGCACGCGCCTACTGCACCGAGACGCGGCCCTACAACCAAGGCGCCCGGCTGACGGCCTTCGAGCTGGTGCACGATGGCATCCCGGCCACGCTCATCGCCgacagcgccgccgccgccgccctgcggGACCGCGGCGTGCACG CCGTCGTGGTGGGAGCCGACCGGGTGGCCGCCAACGGCGACACGGCCAACAAAATCGGCACCTACCAGCTGGCGGTGGCGGCCCGGCACCACGGCGTCCCCTTCTACGTGGCGGCCCCCAGCTCCTCCTGCGACCCCGAGCTGCCCAGCGGTGCCCACATCCCCATCGAGGAGCGTCCCGGCGAGGAGCTCACAGACTTCCAGGGCGTCCGCGTGGCTGCCCCAG GCATCGACGTCTGGAACCCGGCCTTCGACGTCACCCCCCACGAGCTCATCACGGGCGGCCTCATCACCGAGACGGGGGTCTACGCCCCCGGGGAGCTGTCCCGGGCCctggccgcggcgcggggggactGA
- the YJU2B gene encoding probable splicing factor YJU2B, whose translation MGERKGVNKYYPPDFDPAKHGSLNKYHHSHPLRERARKLSQGILVIRFEMPYNIWCEGCKNHIGMGVRYNAEKKKVGTYYTTPIYRFRMKCHLCVNYIEMQTDPAGCDYVIVSGARRKEERWDMQDNEQVLPTEHEDKAKLETDAMYRLEHGVADRAVLQRAVPTLASLQEAQSAWKDDFALNSMLRRRFREEKKTLREEEEEAAALQAKAGLSIPLVPEAEEDRRLAALLKYHSLDSYEDKQKMKRTEISSRSWFSSAPSSKAGDALRKLGRGGRAPPGRAAPGASTASACLGIVRRRSGDGPEAPAEPAALERGEKALERGEKAPGGLPAPTDEPDGAAEAGAAPRDASPAAPGPAASGHNTSLVADYSDSGSDPESS comes from the exons ATG GGCGAGCGCAAGGGCGTCAATAAGTACTACCCGCCCGACTTCGACCCGGCCAAG CATGGCTCCCTCAACAAGTACCACCACAGCCACCCGCTGCGCGAGAGAGCCCGCAAGCTCTCCCAGGGCATCCTCGTCATCAg GTTCGAGATGCCGTACAACATCTGGTGCGAAGGCTGCAAGAACCACATCGGAATGG GCGTCCGGTACAACGCGGAGAAGAAGAAGGTCGGCACTTACTACACGACTCCCATCTACAG GTTTCGCATGAAATGTCACCTGTGCGTCAACTACATCGAGATGCAGACGGACCCGGCGGGCTGCGACTACGTCATCGTGAGCGGGGCCCGGCGCAAGGAGGAGCGCTGGGACATGCAGGACAACGAGCAGGTCCTGCCCACCG AGCACGAGGACAAGGCGAAGCTGGAGACGGACGCCATGTACCGGCTGGAGCACGGCGTCGCCGACCGGGCCGTGCTGCAGAGAGCCGTGCCCACGCTGGCCAGCCTCCAGGAGGCCCAGAGCGCCTGGAAGGACGACTTCGCCCTCAACAGCATGCTCCGGAGGCGCTTCAGG gAGGAGAAGAAGACGCTGcgggaagaggaagaggaggccgcGGCGCTGCAGGCGAAGGCCGGCCTGAGCATCCCTCTGGTGCCGGAGGCCGAGGAGGACCGGCGCCTGGCCGCCCTGCTCAAGTACCACAGCCTGGACT CCTACGAGGACAAGCAGAAGATGAAGCGGACGGAGATCTCCAGCCGGTCGTGGTTCTCCTCGGCTCCGAGCAGCAAAGCCGGCGACGCGCTGCGGAAGTTGGGCCGGGGGGGCCGAGcaccgccgggccgggcggccccgggcgcctcCACCGCCTCCGCCTGCCTCGGCATCGTCCGGCGCCGCTCCGGAGACGGTCCCGAGGCCccggcggagccggcggcgctgGAGCGGGGCGAGAAGGCGCTGGAGCGGGGCGAGAAGGCGCCGGGCGGCCTCCCGGCGCCCACCGACGAGCCCGACGGGGCGGCCGAGGCCGGGGCGGCCCCCCGCGATGCCTCCCCGGCAGCCCCTGGCCCCGCTGCCTCCGGCCACAACACCTCCCTCGTTGCCGACTATTCGGACTCCGGCTCGGACCCGGAGAGCTCCTGA